In Chamaesiphon minutus PCC 6605, a genomic segment contains:
- a CDS encoding VirB3 family type IV secretion system protein has protein sequence MERKTRIEVNRALRRRAKMMGIPRDVAIVLALIVVFCLFLGYLKIPGNIVIAIFVTLFFTALLSLKDGMADVLARNRDPKNYTRGCLDYRSPFPDSTPQFITRRIKKD, from the coding sequence ATGGAAAGAAAAACGCGAATCGAGGTAAATAGAGCCTTAAGACGCAGAGCGAAGATGATGGGCATTCCTCGCGATGTGGCGATCGTTTTGGCTTTAATCGTGGTTTTCTGTCTATTTTTAGGATACTTAAAGATTCCTGGCAATATCGTTATAGCTATTTTTGTAACTTTATTTTTCACGGCCTTACTTTCCTTAAAAGACGGAATGGCAGACGTATTAGCTAGAAATAGAGATCCGAAAAATTATACCAGAGGGTGTTTGGACTATCGATCGCCGTTTCCAGATTCGACCCCTCAATTCATAACCCGTCGCATTAAAAAAGACTAG